A genome region from Anopheles stephensi strain Indian chromosome 2, UCI_ANSTEP_V1.0, whole genome shotgun sequence includes the following:
- the LOC118506830 gene encoding organic cation transporter protein isoform X1 translates to MADKTDANQGIELQHQSEREAPPSTDKVTAKAESDRKWNLDPIQRAMGQLGWWHILVCAVVFPLKFPVAWHQMSIIFLGPSVNYTCASDPSLDRCDSGCTSWSYDNSTFATTITSEWDLVCGNANLVKLSQTIFMFGILVGGVVFGSLADKYGRRPPLVVAVIIQLVSGVGAAVIGSFWIFVVLRFLTAVATGGTMVTSFVLVMEIIGPKWRELFSVLYQIPFNLGHLTLAGFAYFLREWRELQFALSIFSVLMLSYYWLVPESPRYLFTSGNVDGAVTVLEQAAKRNNLQTDTIRNDIEQYAKEKSRTASANASKGNVLDLFRTPNMRAKTLYMCFNWFVCGLAFFGVAQYIGHAGGDIYTNVAISAALELPGTLLCIYMMKAYGRKKTLIFSNTLTGISMLAIAFVPSSASTLNVGLASVGLVGMSISFPTVYLYAGELFPTVVRNVGIGTASMIARFGSMIAPFVAGMGSIAYWLPPCIFGLVPLVGAFCVFFLPETQGHPLPETLEDGENFGKRQAAVTGANGVENGKH, encoded by the exons ATGGCTGATAAAACCGATGCAAACCAGGGAATTGAGCTTCAACATCAAAGCGAGCGGGAAGCTCCACCGTCAACGGACAAAG TAACTGCCAAAGCTGAATCCGACCGAAAATGGAACCTCGACCCGATACAGCGGGCGATGGGCCAGCTCGGCTGGTGGCACATACTGGTGTGTGCCGTCGTGTTCCCGCTCAAGTTCCCGGTAGCTTGGCATCAGATGAGCATCATCTTCCTTGGACCGTCCGTTAACTACACCTGCGCATCGGACCCGTCGCTCGACCGTTGCGATTCCGGGTGTACGAGCTGGAGCTACGACAACAGCACCTTCgcgacgaccatcaccagcgAGTGGGATCTGGTCTGTGGCAATGCCAATCTGGTCAAACTATCGCAAACCATCTTCATGTTCGGTATATTGGTTGGTGGCGTCGTATTTGGATCACTGGCGGACAA ATATGGCCGTAGACCTccgttggtggtggcggtcATCATTCAGCTCGTATCGGGCGTCGGTGCCGCCGTTATCGGTTCGTTCTGGATATTCGTGGTGCTCCGGTTCCTTACAGCCGTCGCTACTGGCGGTACTATGGTGACTAG cttCGTTCTTGTGATGGAGATCATCGGTCCCAAGTGGCGTGAGCTGTTCTCCGTGCTCTACCAGATCCCGTTCAACCTGGGTCACCTGACACTGGCCGGGTTCGCTTACTTCCTGCGTGAATGGCGCGAGCTTCAGTTTGCACTGTCGATATTCTCCGTGCTGATGCTATCCTACTACTGGCTGGTGCCAGAATCACCTCGCTATCTGTTCACCTCGGGCAATGTTGATGGAGCGGTAACGGTGTTGGAGCAAGCGGCCAAACGAAACAACCTCCAGACGGACACTATCCGCAACGACATCGAGCAGTACGCGAAGGAAAAGTCGCGAACGGCATCGGCTAATGCGTCAAAGGGCAACGTGCTGGATCTGTTCCGTACGCCCAACATGCGCGCCAAAACGCTGTACATGTGCTTCAACTGGTTCGTCTGTGGACTGGCGTTCTTCGGGGTGGCCCAGTACATTGGCCATGCCGGTGGTGATATCTACACGAACGTTGCCATCAGTGCGGCCCTTGAGCTGCCTGGCACACTGCTCTGCATCTACATGATGAAGGCGTACGGGCGTAAGAAGACGCTTATCTTTTCGAACACGCTTACCGGTATCTCGATGCTGGCGATTGCGTTCGTACCTAGCTCGGCCAGCACTCTAAATGTGGGCCTTGCGTCCGTTGGCCTGGTTGGTATGAGCATCAGCTTCCCGACCGTGTATCTGTATGCGGGTGAGCTTTTCCCGACCGTTGTGCGGAACGTCGGCATCGGTACCGCGTCCATGATTGCCCGGTTCGGATCGATGATTGCTCCGTTTGTGGCGGGTATGGGATCGATCGCGTACTGGTTGCCACCGTGCATCTTCGGTTTGGTGCCGCTCGTTGGAGCGTTCTGCGTCTTTTTCCTGCCCGAAACACAAGGTCATCCACTTCCGGAAACGCTGGAAGATGGAGAAAACTTTGGCAAACGTCAGGCGGCGGTTACGGGTGCCAACGGTGTCGAGAATGGAAAGCACTAG
- the LOC118506830 gene encoding organic cation transporter protein isoform X2: protein MKLTAKAESDRKWNLDPIQRAMGQLGWWHILVCAVVFPLKFPVAWHQMSIIFLGPSVNYTCASDPSLDRCDSGCTSWSYDNSTFATTITSEWDLVCGNANLVKLSQTIFMFGILVGGVVFGSLADKYGRRPPLVVAVIIQLVSGVGAAVIGSFWIFVVLRFLTAVATGGTMVTSFVLVMEIIGPKWRELFSVLYQIPFNLGHLTLAGFAYFLREWRELQFALSIFSVLMLSYYWLVPESPRYLFTSGNVDGAVTVLEQAAKRNNLQTDTIRNDIEQYAKEKSRTASANASKGNVLDLFRTPNMRAKTLYMCFNWFVCGLAFFGVAQYIGHAGGDIYTNVAISAALELPGTLLCIYMMKAYGRKKTLIFSNTLTGISMLAIAFVPSSASTLNVGLASVGLVGMSISFPTVYLYAGELFPTVVRNVGIGTASMIARFGSMIAPFVAGMGSIAYWLPPCIFGLVPLVGAFCVFFLPETQGHPLPETLEDGENFGKRQAAVTGANGVENGKH, encoded by the exons ATGAAAT TAACTGCCAAAGCTGAATCCGACCGAAAATGGAACCTCGACCCGATACAGCGGGCGATGGGCCAGCTCGGCTGGTGGCACATACTGGTGTGTGCCGTCGTGTTCCCGCTCAAGTTCCCGGTAGCTTGGCATCAGATGAGCATCATCTTCCTTGGACCGTCCGTTAACTACACCTGCGCATCGGACCCGTCGCTCGACCGTTGCGATTCCGGGTGTACGAGCTGGAGCTACGACAACAGCACCTTCgcgacgaccatcaccagcgAGTGGGATCTGGTCTGTGGCAATGCCAATCTGGTCAAACTATCGCAAACCATCTTCATGTTCGGTATATTGGTTGGTGGCGTCGTATTTGGATCACTGGCGGACAA ATATGGCCGTAGACCTccgttggtggtggcggtcATCATTCAGCTCGTATCGGGCGTCGGTGCCGCCGTTATCGGTTCGTTCTGGATATTCGTGGTGCTCCGGTTCCTTACAGCCGTCGCTACTGGCGGTACTATGGTGACTAG cttCGTTCTTGTGATGGAGATCATCGGTCCCAAGTGGCGTGAGCTGTTCTCCGTGCTCTACCAGATCCCGTTCAACCTGGGTCACCTGACACTGGCCGGGTTCGCTTACTTCCTGCGTGAATGGCGCGAGCTTCAGTTTGCACTGTCGATATTCTCCGTGCTGATGCTATCCTACTACTGGCTGGTGCCAGAATCACCTCGCTATCTGTTCACCTCGGGCAATGTTGATGGAGCGGTAACGGTGTTGGAGCAAGCGGCCAAACGAAACAACCTCCAGACGGACACTATCCGCAACGACATCGAGCAGTACGCGAAGGAAAAGTCGCGAACGGCATCGGCTAATGCGTCAAAGGGCAACGTGCTGGATCTGTTCCGTACGCCCAACATGCGCGCCAAAACGCTGTACATGTGCTTCAACTGGTTCGTCTGTGGACTGGCGTTCTTCGGGGTGGCCCAGTACATTGGCCATGCCGGTGGTGATATCTACACGAACGTTGCCATCAGTGCGGCCCTTGAGCTGCCTGGCACACTGCTCTGCATCTACATGATGAAGGCGTACGGGCGTAAGAAGACGCTTATCTTTTCGAACACGCTTACCGGTATCTCGATGCTGGCGATTGCGTTCGTACCTAGCTCGGCCAGCACTCTAAATGTGGGCCTTGCGTCCGTTGGCCTGGTTGGTATGAGCATCAGCTTCCCGACCGTGTATCTGTATGCGGGTGAGCTTTTCCCGACCGTTGTGCGGAACGTCGGCATCGGTACCGCGTCCATGATTGCCCGGTTCGGATCGATGATTGCTCCGTTTGTGGCGGGTATGGGATCGATCGCGTACTGGTTGCCACCGTGCATCTTCGGTTTGGTGCCGCTCGTTGGAGCGTTCTGCGTCTTTTTCCTGCCCGAAACACAAGGTCATCCACTTCCGGAAACGCTGGAAGATGGAGAAAACTTTGGCAAACGTCAGGCGGCGGTTACGGGTGCCAACGGTGTCGAGAATGGAAAGCACTAG
- the LOC118506828 gene encoding organic cation transporter protein isoform X1: MSVRWESPGIGRRRRSGDSVDECEISMLAESSTANDDGDHSRSRNGSLGGHRSKKGEDTHRVTSGGPCPVARVDVDLSDEDEPLEQNDTDEIVVLDEASERLLGKWNGNAKVKMFKSKNSSPNEPSPVPGHPEQDSTGMHITLNPSSRATSPSSGGKLPSASPSSPTPSANPPHHQASAKSINNNNKSSSNSKAHSKPSGKGGGNGDDGGGGTKMPQKKHKNADEENDIIGELIGDYGKWQFVMTFLLSLFQVPNTFHIYSPTFQAADKSFWCRRPTHLDDVPIDRWRNVTGSVENCRMLNYDWNALTSAQLSMSNFSLPKNLTDTVACSAWEFDTQDNLGNTWSSEWNLVCDKEYLKNVAEMFFLAGVATGGITSGVLSDKFGRKMMLFISAVLQSIFGLALYFADSFEFYLVLRALLGIVSVSVTYAGLILAIEYVDGKWRTIAGMYNLFPLPVSYIMISGIAYLTQDYRNLQLCIGLPGVFLCLLWFVLPESPRWLLCKGRITEVKEVIRKAAAFNKRSLPDNLDKLLKPPVDEEETAAGVCELFRSKYLRLVTFCFLCIWFTMNLVYYGLVLNMNSFGGNIYLNSALAGLVEIPAIALAMYIINRTGKKWLFCATFFAAALACLCAAIVEGKPEFLAMKITFVMIGKFTISAGNTIMPVYTAELYPTAIRNVGVGACNLAAGFALILTPYLSMLTKIEDHLLMTLLTAWCIFGAIVIIFLPEAMQHHEHEEHDEDKEIDTQTAA, translated from the exons ATGTCCGTTCGATGGGAGTCGCCAGGAATTGGCCGCCGGCGGCGTTCCGGCGATAGTGTGGATGAGTGCGAGATTTCGATGCTGGCAGAATCGTCCACTGCGAATGACGATGGCGATCATTCGCGATCACGGAACGGTAGTCTTGGTGGGCACCGTTCCAAAAAGGGAGAGGACACGCACCGGGTCACTTCCGGTGGTCCTTGTCCAGTGGCAAGGGTGGATGTCGACTTGAGCGATGAGGATGAGCCGTTGGAGCAGAACGACACCGACGAGATAGTGGTGTTGGACGAGGCGAGTGAACGATTGTTGGGAAAATGGAACGGCAATGCCAAAG TGAAGATGTTCAAATCGAAAAACAGCTCTCCGAACGAACCGTCCCCAGTGCCCGGCCATCCCGAACAGGACAGCACCGGGATGCACATTACGCTGAATCCCTCGTCACGGGCCACCAGCCCCAGTTCCGGGGGCAAGCTGCCGAGCGCTAGCCCATCGTCGCCCACGCCCTCCGCCAACCCGCCCCACCACCAAGCGAGTGCCAAgagcatcaacaacaacaacaaaagcagtagcaacagcaagGCGCACAGCAAACCGAGCGGCAAGGGTGGCGGCAATGGGGAtgacggtggcggtggcacAAAGATGCCCcagaaaaagcacaaaaacgCGGACGAGGAGAACGACATCATCGGCGAACTGATTGGGGATTATGGCAAGTGGCAGTTCGTCATGACGTTTTTGCTCTCCCTGTTCCAGGTGCCGAACACGTTCCACATCTACTCGCCTACGTTTCAG GCAGCAGATAAAAGCTTCTGGTGCCGACGGCCAACACATCTCGACGATGTCCCGATCGACCGGTGGCGGAACGTGACGGgttcggtggaaaattgcaGGATGCTGAATTACGACTGGAATGCGCTAACGAGCGCCCAACTGTCAATG AGCAATTTTTCGCTCCCGAAGAATCTCACCGATACGGTGGCGTGCAGCGCCTGGGAGTTTGACACACAGGACAACCTCGGCAACACCTGGTCCTCGGAGTGGAATCTCGTCTGCGACAAGGAGTACCTCAAGAATGTGGCCGAAATGTTTTTCCTGGCGGGCGTTGCAACCGGCGGCATCACGTCCGGCGTACTGTCCGACAAGTTTGGCCGCAAAATGATGCTCTTCATCTCTGCCGTCCTGCAGTCGATTTTTG GACTGGCCCTTTACTTTGCCGATTCGTTCGAGTTCTATCTAGTGCTGCGAGCGCTGCTAGGAATCGTATCCGTCTCGGTAACGTACGCGGGTCTTATTCTGGCGATCGAGTACGTGGATGGCAAATGGCGAACGATCGCCGGCATGTACAACCTGTTTCCGCTGCCCGTGTCCTACATTATGATCTCCGGAATTGCGTACCTAACGCAGGACTATCGAAACCTGCAGCTGTGCATTGGGCTCCCGGGCGTGTTTCTGTGCTTATTATG GTTCGTCCTTCCGGAATCACCGCGCTGGCTGCTGTGCAAAGGTCGCATTACCGAGGTGAAGGAAGTCATCCGGAAAGCGGCAGCGTTCAACAAGCGCTCGTTACCGGACAATTTGGACAAACTGCTGAAGCCCCCGGTGGACGAGGAGGAAACGGCGGCCGGTGTTTGCGAGCTGTTCCGATCGAAATATCTGCGCCTGGTGACATTTTGCTTCCTGTGCATTTGGTTCACGATGAATCTCGTCTACTACGGTTTGGTACTGAACATGAACAGCTTCGGTGGCAACATTTATCTCAACTCG GCACTTGCCGGTTTGGTGGAAATTCCAGCGATCGCACTGGCCATGTACATCATCAATCGTACCGGCAAGAAGTGGCTGTTCTGTGCGACCTTCTTCGCTGCCGCCCTTGCCTGCCTGTGCGCCGCCATCGTCGAAGGAAAGCCGGAGTTTTTAGCGATGAAAATAACCTTCGTGATGATCG GTAAATTTACTATCAGCGCCGGAAATACCATCATGCCGGTGTACACGGCCGAACTATATCCGACCGCCATTCGAAACGTTGGTGTTGGTGCCTGTAATTTGGCAGCCGGTTTTGCCCTCATCCTTACGCCGTATCTATCGATGCTG
- the LOC118506828 gene encoding organic cation transporter protein isoform X2 produces the protein MFKSKNSSPNEPSPVPGHPEQDSTGMHITLNPSSRATSPSSGGKLPSASPSSPTPSANPPHHQASAKSINNNNKSSSNSKAHSKPSGKGGGNGDDGGGGTKMPQKKHKNADEENDIIGELIGDYGKWQFVMTFLLSLFQVPNTFHIYSPTFQAADKSFWCRRPTHLDDVPIDRWRNVTGSVENCRMLNYDWNALTSAQLSMSNFSLPKNLTDTVACSAWEFDTQDNLGNTWSSEWNLVCDKEYLKNVAEMFFLAGVATGGITSGVLSDKFGRKMMLFISAVLQSIFGLALYFADSFEFYLVLRALLGIVSVSVTYAGLILAIEYVDGKWRTIAGMYNLFPLPVSYIMISGIAYLTQDYRNLQLCIGLPGVFLCLLWFVLPESPRWLLCKGRITEVKEVIRKAAAFNKRSLPDNLDKLLKPPVDEEETAAGVCELFRSKYLRLVTFCFLCIWFTMNLVYYGLVLNMNSFGGNIYLNSALAGLVEIPAIALAMYIINRTGKKWLFCATFFAAALACLCAAIVEGKPEFLAMKITFVMIGKFTISAGNTIMPVYTAELYPTAIRNVGVGACNLAAGFALILTPYLSMLTKIEDHLLMTLLTAWCIFGAIVIIFLPEAMQHHEHEEHDEDKEIDTQTAA, from the exons ATGTTCAAATCGAAAAACAGCTCTCCGAACGAACCGTCCCCAGTGCCCGGCCATCCCGAACAGGACAGCACCGGGATGCACATTACGCTGAATCCCTCGTCACGGGCCACCAGCCCCAGTTCCGGGGGCAAGCTGCCGAGCGCTAGCCCATCGTCGCCCACGCCCTCCGCCAACCCGCCCCACCACCAAGCGAGTGCCAAgagcatcaacaacaacaacaaaagcagtagcaacagcaagGCGCACAGCAAACCGAGCGGCAAGGGTGGCGGCAATGGGGAtgacggtggcggtggcacAAAGATGCCCcagaaaaagcacaaaaacgCGGACGAGGAGAACGACATCATCGGCGAACTGATTGGGGATTATGGCAAGTGGCAGTTCGTCATGACGTTTTTGCTCTCCCTGTTCCAGGTGCCGAACACGTTCCACATCTACTCGCCTACGTTTCAG GCAGCAGATAAAAGCTTCTGGTGCCGACGGCCAACACATCTCGACGATGTCCCGATCGACCGGTGGCGGAACGTGACGGgttcggtggaaaattgcaGGATGCTGAATTACGACTGGAATGCGCTAACGAGCGCCCAACTGTCAATG AGCAATTTTTCGCTCCCGAAGAATCTCACCGATACGGTGGCGTGCAGCGCCTGGGAGTTTGACACACAGGACAACCTCGGCAACACCTGGTCCTCGGAGTGGAATCTCGTCTGCGACAAGGAGTACCTCAAGAATGTGGCCGAAATGTTTTTCCTGGCGGGCGTTGCAACCGGCGGCATCACGTCCGGCGTACTGTCCGACAAGTTTGGCCGCAAAATGATGCTCTTCATCTCTGCCGTCCTGCAGTCGATTTTTG GACTGGCCCTTTACTTTGCCGATTCGTTCGAGTTCTATCTAGTGCTGCGAGCGCTGCTAGGAATCGTATCCGTCTCGGTAACGTACGCGGGTCTTATTCTGGCGATCGAGTACGTGGATGGCAAATGGCGAACGATCGCCGGCATGTACAACCTGTTTCCGCTGCCCGTGTCCTACATTATGATCTCCGGAATTGCGTACCTAACGCAGGACTATCGAAACCTGCAGCTGTGCATTGGGCTCCCGGGCGTGTTTCTGTGCTTATTATG GTTCGTCCTTCCGGAATCACCGCGCTGGCTGCTGTGCAAAGGTCGCATTACCGAGGTGAAGGAAGTCATCCGGAAAGCGGCAGCGTTCAACAAGCGCTCGTTACCGGACAATTTGGACAAACTGCTGAAGCCCCCGGTGGACGAGGAGGAAACGGCGGCCGGTGTTTGCGAGCTGTTCCGATCGAAATATCTGCGCCTGGTGACATTTTGCTTCCTGTGCATTTGGTTCACGATGAATCTCGTCTACTACGGTTTGGTACTGAACATGAACAGCTTCGGTGGCAACATTTATCTCAACTCG GCACTTGCCGGTTTGGTGGAAATTCCAGCGATCGCACTGGCCATGTACATCATCAATCGTACCGGCAAGAAGTGGCTGTTCTGTGCGACCTTCTTCGCTGCCGCCCTTGCCTGCCTGTGCGCCGCCATCGTCGAAGGAAAGCCGGAGTTTTTAGCGATGAAAATAACCTTCGTGATGATCG GTAAATTTACTATCAGCGCCGGAAATACCATCATGCCGGTGTACACGGCCGAACTATATCCGACCGCCATTCGAAACGTTGGTGTTGGTGCCTGTAATTTGGCAGCCGGTTTTGCCCTCATCCTTACGCCGTATCTATCGATGCTG